A single Seriola aureovittata isolate HTS-2021-v1 ecotype China chromosome 19, ASM2101889v1, whole genome shotgun sequence DNA region contains:
- the ism2b gene encoding isthmin-2 — MRQEVAGRFQMLLLLWSILLLSLGTGFPTRHKNVAHKAHGHPVHSGGVQYVPETLEQQNQVQSLLPEPHSHQRRWSHPQHRSIGVLPQPEPEEETKPFILDLKNFPDLANADINSQNPNIQVTIEVVDDPQMEVEMDLAKEKDWLPSSSSSPSSTVDWLGGKKLFWPLFWSYTDADSSEDSNSRSGVEETGEEEEEEDYSLDYGSEEPLPSGVGGDWDTRWNEGWDPMQSYYEKETDEWTPWSPWSPCSVTCGHGERKRTKSCGYSCTLTEASKCDLEPCPGDVNTVVEPFPFDMENGTEPFGTDVDSCEKWLNCKSEFLQRYLHQVLSELPSCPCSYPSEVAYTVVSVYDETHGRQFRWRDASGSKERLDIYKPSAHSCIRSALSGDSSTLAAQHCCYDDRGRLITRGKGAGTPNLISTEFSPELHFKVDVLPWILCKGDWSRFHAVRPPNNGLSCPENPHEDVFMNELEEAREY; from the exons ATGCGTCAAGAGGTTGCGGGGAGATTTCAGATGCTGCTTCTGCTTTGGTCAATACTTCTCCTTAGTTTGGGGACGGGGTTTCCTACCAGACACAAGAATGTTGCCCACAAG GCTCACGGCCACCCTGTTCATAGCGGTGGGGTCCAATACGTCCCTGAGACTTTGGAGCAGCAGAACCAGGTGCAGAGTCTGCTGCCTGAACCACACAGCCACCAGAGGAGGTGGTCGCACCCCCAGCACCGCTCCATTGGTGTTCTTCCACAGCCGGAGCCTGAGGAGGAGACCAAACCCTTCATCCTGGATCTCAAGAACTTTCCAGACCTGGCCAATGCTGATATCAATTCACAGAACCCCAACATACAG GTTACCATTGAGGTGGTGGACGACCCTCAGATGGAGGTAGAGATGGACCTGGCCAAGGAAAAAGACTGGCTgccctcctcgtcctcctccccctcttccacAGTGGATTGGCTTGGAGGCAAGAAGCTTTTCTGGCCCCTTTTCTGGAGTTACACCGACGCCGATTCCAGCGAGGACAGCAACAGCCGGTCAGGCGTGGAGGAAACtggcgaggaagaggaggaggaagattaCTCCCTGGATTATGGTAGTGAGGAGCCATTACCCAGCGGAGTGGGCGGAGACTGGGATACTCGTTGGAACGAAGGCTGGGATCCAATGCAGAGCTACTATG AGAAGGAGACGGATGAGTGGACTCCCTGGTCTCCCTGGTCTCCCTGTTCAGTGACATGTGGACAtggtgagaggaagaggaccAAGTCTTGTGGCTACTCTTGCACTCTGACAGAAGCCTCTAAATGTGACCTGGAGCCTTGCCCTG GCGATGTCAACACCGTGGTAGAACCTTTCCCATTTGACATGGAGAATGGCACAGAGCCATTTGGGACAG ATGTGGACAGCTGTGAGAAGTGGCTCAACTGTAAGAGTGAGTTCCTCCAGAGGTACCTCCACCAGGTGTTGTCTGAGCTGCCCAGCTGCCCCTGCTCCTACCCCTCTGAAGTGGCGTACACCGTGGTCAGTGTCTACGATGAGACTCATGGCCGGCAGTTCCGCTGGCGTGATGCCAGTGGCTCTAAGGAACGCCTGGACATCTACAAGCCATCAGCACATAGCTGCATCCGCTCAGCACTTTCTGGTGACTCGTCTACTCTAGCAGCGCAGCACTGTTGTTATGACGATCGCGGGCGGCTGATCACACGGGGGAAAGGCGCAGGCACGCCTAACCTGATCAGCACTGAGTTCTCACCTGAGCTGCACTTCAAAGTGGATGTGCTGCCTTGGATCCTGTGCAAGGGAGATTGGAGTCGCTTCCATGCGGTGCGACCACCCAACAATGGGCTGAGCTG